The Terriglobia bacterium genome includes a window with the following:
- a CDS encoding glycosyl hydrolase family 39 — protein sequence MKKFGFRTILIAAFALSALLCAYRQILPGQPNQVSQTEDITIDTQAPSHPFPHYWEQMFGSGRASLSLRQSYRRDLRAVRAVTEFRYVRFHAIFDRDVGLYDEDKQGHALYNFTYIDQIYDGLLASGIRPFVELSFMPPALASTPQQQEFFYHPYIAPPRDWSRWEDLIRAFARHLVARYGIDEVSQWYFEVWNEPNIGFWAGEPKQATYFHLYDAAARALKSVSPELRVGGPATAQAAWASAFIAHCARDRVPVDFVSTHVYGDDTAEDVFGTHQKISRRDMVVMAVKKVHDEVASSPMPNLPIIFSEYNATYMNVPDITDSAFMGPWLAETIARCDGLVHLLSYWAFSDVFEEQGVAKKPFYGGYGLIATGHIPKAAYNDFALLHHLGTERLTEKPSPVIVTRHMDGTLVVALWNYAPPGSEGAVRTFKLTFDGLSGPHHAIIWTIDEHHGSPLATWKAMGEPSFPSPNQQEILRQAAQVPPPAIESMPAENPALSVTLGPHALSLVEITQ from the coding sequence ATGAAAAAATTCGGCTTTCGAACGATATTGATCGCAGCCTTCGCCCTTTCGGCGCTTCTTTGCGCTTATCGACAAATTCTGCCCGGCCAGCCGAACCAGGTCTCGCAAACCGAAGACATAACCATCGACACGCAGGCGCCCTCGCACCCTTTTCCTCACTATTGGGAACAGATGTTCGGGTCGGGGCGCGCAAGCCTTTCGCTGCGGCAGAGTTACCGTCGTGATTTGAGGGCCGTAAGGGCGGTTACGGAATTCCGGTACGTCCGGTTTCACGCCATTTTCGACCGCGATGTGGGCCTCTACGATGAAGACAAGCAAGGCCATGCGTTATACAATTTCACTTATATTGACCAGATTTATGACGGCCTGTTGGCGAGTGGAATTCGCCCTTTCGTGGAACTCAGCTTTATGCCGCCAGCGCTGGCCTCAACACCTCAACAGCAGGAATTCTTTTACCATCCCTACATCGCGCCCCCGCGGGATTGGAGCCGATGGGAGGACCTGATCAGGGCCTTCGCCCGGCACCTGGTTGCGCGGTACGGCATCGATGAAGTTTCACAATGGTATTTTGAAGTCTGGAATGAACCGAACATCGGGTTCTGGGCGGGCGAACCGAAACAGGCCACTTACTTTCATCTGTACGACGCTGCCGCCCGGGCGCTCAAGAGCGTCAGTCCGGAACTTCGCGTTGGCGGGCCTGCGACCGCGCAAGCCGCATGGGCCAGCGCCTTTATAGCTCATTGTGCCAGGGACAGGGTCCCGGTTGATTTCGTCTCAACTCACGTTTACGGCGACGACACTGCGGAAGACGTTTTCGGCACTCATCAGAAGATTTCGCGGCGCGACATGGTGGTGATGGCCGTCAAGAAGGTCCACGATGAAGTGGCCTCCTCGCCAATGCCAAATCTCCCCATCATTTTCAGCGAATACAACGCCACTTACATGAACGTCCCGGACATCACCGATTCGGCCTTCATGGGACCCTGGCTGGCAGAAACCATCGCCCGATGCGACGGGCTGGTCCACCTGCTCTCTTACTGGGCTTTTTCCGATGTCTTTGAGGAGCAAGGGGTGGCGAAGAAGCCTTTTTACGGCGGCTATGGTCTTATAGCCACGGGCCACATCCCCAAAGCGGCCTATAATGACTTCGCTCTGCTGCACCACCTCGGGACAGAACGACTCACGGAAAAGCCCAGTCCGGTCATCGTCACGCGCCACATGGACGGAACGCTAGTTGTCGCATTGTGGAATTACGCACCGCCCGGGAGTGAGGGAGCCGTCCGTACGTTTAAGCTTACATTCGACGGCCTCAGCGGCCCGCATCACGCCATCATCTGGACCATTGACGAGCATCACGGTTCGCCGCTGGCTACCTGGAAAGCGATGGGAGAGCCATCCTTCCCCAGCCCCAATCAGCAGGAAATCCTACGCCAGGCAGCCCAAGTCCCTCCGCCCGCAATTGAATCGATGCCTGCGGAAAATCCCGCGCTATCGGTAACACTTGGACCGCATGCGCTATCACTGGTCGAAATCACCCAATAG
- a CDS encoding sugar porter family MFS transporter, producing the protein MPEGPFALGKSGYALVIAFAAALGGLLFGYDTSVISGAILFVRQQFQLTPFETELAVSMVLAGAAIGAGCAGYFGDRYGRRPVLIVTAILFGVFAVLTGMANGLPLFLAARFMVGIAVGIASMLTPLYIAELAPPKIRGALVTLNQLAIVTGIVVAYYVDYLFSASFNWRAMFISAVVPSVVLLIALVFLPESPRWLVVRRQEDDAYRILDRIESSEDARRHLEELKAVTGSGRLRFRDLFGGRFRKPLMIGVGLAIFQQITGVNAIIYYTPTILQMAGFQSARSAILATVLVGGVNLLLTIAALFLLDRVGRRPLLLFGIGGMLVSLIFLGYLFGAAHVSRAAILSDVLAYLACFAIGLGPVFWLLISEIYPTTIRGQAMSVASVTIWIFDLLVSVTFLSLVGAVGARFSFWIYAAACGAAFVFAFWLVPETKGRSLEEIEASWSEESLPPVN; encoded by the coding sequence ATGCCCGAAGGTCCGTTTGCGTTAGGTAAAAGCGGTTATGCGCTGGTGATTGCCTTTGCTGCGGCGCTGGGAGGACTGCTGTTTGGGTACGACACCAGTGTGATTTCCGGCGCCATCCTGTTTGTCCGGCAGCAATTCCAGTTGACACCCTTTGAGACGGAACTGGCGGTGAGTATGGTGCTGGCTGGCGCTGCGATTGGAGCGGGCTGTGCAGGATACTTCGGCGATCGTTACGGACGAAGGCCCGTGCTGATTGTGACCGCCATTCTATTCGGCGTGTTTGCTGTGCTGACGGGAATGGCGAACGGCCTGCCGCTGTTTCTGGCGGCGCGATTTATGGTTGGTATTGCCGTGGGTATTGCGTCGATGCTGACGCCCCTGTATATCGCGGAGCTGGCTCCGCCTAAGATTCGCGGCGCACTCGTCACGCTGAATCAATTGGCCATCGTTACCGGAATTGTGGTCGCGTATTACGTCGATTACCTGTTTTCTGCGTCATTCAATTGGCGGGCCATGTTCATCAGCGCCGTTGTCCCCTCCGTGGTCCTACTCATTGCCCTGGTCTTTCTTCCGGAAAGCCCGCGCTGGCTGGTGGTAAGGCGGCAGGAGGACGACGCCTACAGAATTCTCGACCGGATTGAGAGCAGCGAGGACGCCCGCCGCCACCTGGAAGAACTAAAGGCGGTGACCGGAAGTGGCCGGCTACGGTTCCGGGACCTTTTCGGCGGCCGGTTTAGAAAGCCGCTGATGATCGGCGTGGGACTTGCTATCTTCCAGCAGATTACCGGGGTCAACGCCATCATCTACTACACGCCGACCATTCTGCAGATGGCGGGGTTCCAGAGCGCCAGGAGCGCCATCCTGGCCACGGTGCTGGTGGGTGGTGTCAACCTGCTTCTGACTATAGCGGCGCTGTTCCTGCTGGACCGTGTGGGACGCAGGCCGCTGTTGCTCTTCGGAATTGGGGGGATGCTGGTCAGCCTCATTTTTCTTGGCTACCTGTTCGGGGCCGCCCATGTTTCGCGGGCTGCAATCCTTTCGGACGTGCTCGCTTATCTGGCCTGCTTCGCCATTGGACTTGGTCCCGTGTTCTGGCTGCTGATTTCGGAAATTTATCCCACTACTATTCGCGGGCAGGCCATGTCCGTGGCGTCGGTCACCATCTGGATTTTCGATCTGCTGGTAAGCGTGACCTTCTTGAGCCTGGTTGGCGCTGTAGGGGCGAGGTTCTCATTCTGGATTTACGCCGCCGCCTGCGGCGCTGCTTTTGTGTTCGCGTTCTGGCTGGTCCCGGAAACCAAGGGAAGGAGCCTGGAAGAGATCGAGGCTTCGTGGAGCGAGGAATCGCTGCCTCCGGTGAACTGA
- a CDS encoding TonB-dependent receptor: MTGNASHHCAKLNRLVRSAILAALAFSIAVAIPTTGAAQVLYGTLVGNVQDPTGAVVPGATVTVTQTQTALTRQGQTDSRGGYTISTLSAGTYTVKIEARGFKTFAKSDVPVAINTVSRVDATLQIGAVSQTVEVSASAAVLQTDRADVHHDITATTLEQVPLPPGNNFQSMMKTLPGVTPPTTAHSIPTNPTRALDYSVNGTSDYGNTVRIDGVTQYNIWVPENTSYIPSSDAIQVVNVTTADFNPEQGMAGGSTTNVEIKSGTNQIHGDLYEYHFDNNTEAHNFFDPNNKITRKPKDIFNQFGASIGGPIKKDKLFYFSNVEWTRQRQFATATATIPTLAMMAGDLQGNDPANGLNANSDIVFDPTTGNADGTGRTQIYATNDPNDTAHYNALCTSAQCLNMVPTSRISPTATTLLNLLQQAPGRFLQSASTSAPNDNYLAATSFAFNRFTTDDKVNWNATDKFTMYGHIGFLKFDDLDPQQFGEVGGDPISSYGGNEGHGYGHTLTFTVTSNYVASPHFVVDGSFGMTRQVSNSAQLDITKNQGLDVLGIPGVNGTRIFEGSWPRFAISNFDDLGTHNTYMPYFRNDPQFLWSGNASWIHSNHTIRFGGAYYVTHLNHAQPEWNGGGSTMPGSGGFAFGAGPTQCQATALAATPSVNNCFDTTGKLKAGKGSTTNAYNDLATFLLGLDTAYGKNIMVPDEFHTVTHQLSLYVGDQWQTTHKLTTQLGLRWEYYPIPTRGGSRGLERYDFAKNMVMLCGVGNIPTDCGTSVSKTLFDPIVGLAYRVTPSFVVRAGYSLTNEPYNLADDLRTNYPILIPLYISADSYQATGVLDAASLINSPVGSSLPIGIPLPATPDLTQPEVPIPGNVNLATTVDNLQRGYIQSWNLTLEKELPHGWQAQAGYVATRTIRQLGFQDLNAETPIGPAGCTVGTDCGGHASQPLNYLSSTTGCSGTASTAIGCRTGVTSLIAPIANNHYDALQSVLRHQFAHGYQVMVAYTWSKNIGMAGVTDEKASAYIQTPAFYYLNRGLSPWDRPQNLQALFIGQSPFGAGKRWMNTGIGSKLLGGWQISGVLSKVSGSVFRINSGGSSSTNLNASVGNSQRPDLVKSSIDVLSVYGPHTTWFDTSAFAAVADKNRFGTSPFYPLHGPPLFDLDVALARNFKLTERFNLQFRAQSINFTNTPHFGNPTGDFNSSNFGRVNGLANTGRDGGVDARQFIFTAKLSF; encoded by the coding sequence ATGACTGGCAATGCTTCACATCACTGCGCGAAGCTCAACCGCCTCGTTCGCAGTGCCATTTTGGCCGCTCTCGCTTTCTCAATCGCGGTGGCCATTCCCACAACCGGCGCGGCCCAGGTCCTTTACGGCACTCTGGTTGGCAACGTCCAGGATCCCACCGGCGCCGTCGTCCCGGGAGCGACCGTCACGGTCACCCAGACTCAAACCGCCCTCACCCGCCAGGGGCAGACGGATTCGCGCGGCGGCTACACCATTTCCACCCTTTCCGCAGGCACCTACACGGTGAAAATCGAGGCCAGGGGCTTCAAGACGTTCGCAAAGAGCGACGTCCCTGTGGCCATCAATACCGTCAGCCGCGTGGACGCAACCCTGCAGATTGGGGCGGTAAGCCAGACGGTGGAGGTCAGCGCCAGCGCTGCGGTGCTGCAGACCGACCGCGCCGACGTCCACCACGACATCACCGCGACCACTCTCGAACAGGTGCCGCTGCCTCCAGGGAACAATTTCCAGTCAATGATGAAAACCCTGCCGGGCGTCACCCCGCCAACCACCGCCCATTCCATTCCCACCAATCCCACACGGGCCCTCGACTACAGCGTTAACGGTACCAGCGACTATGGGAACACGGTCCGCATTGACGGCGTCACACAGTACAACATCTGGGTGCCTGAAAACACCTCTTATATCCCCTCCTCCGACGCCATTCAGGTGGTGAACGTCACGACGGCAGACTTCAACCCTGAGCAAGGGATGGCAGGCGGATCGACGACCAACGTGGAGATCAAGAGCGGCACCAACCAGATTCACGGCGACCTCTACGAATACCATTTCGACAACAACACTGAAGCCCACAATTTCTTTGACCCCAATAACAAGATCACCCGCAAGCCCAAGGACATTTTCAACCAGTTCGGGGCCAGCATCGGCGGACCCATCAAGAAAGACAAACTGTTTTACTTCTCGAACGTCGAGTGGACGCGTCAGCGGCAATTTGCCACAGCCACCGCCACCATCCCGACGCTCGCCATGATGGCGGGCGACCTGCAGGGGAATGACCCGGCCAACGGTCTGAACGCTAACAGCGACATCGTTTTTGACCCGACAACAGGCAATGCGGACGGAACGGGACGGACACAGATTTACGCCACCAACGATCCCAACGACACCGCCCATTACAACGCCCTCTGCACCAGCGCGCAGTGTTTGAACATGGTCCCCACCAGCCGCATCAGCCCTACGGCGACGACGCTCCTGAACTTGCTGCAGCAGGCTCCCGGGCGGTTTCTTCAGAGCGCCAGCACATCGGCTCCCAATGATAACTACCTTGCGGCCACCTCTTTTGCTTTTAACCGGTTCACCACGGATGACAAGGTCAACTGGAACGCCACCGACAAGTTCACCATGTACGGCCACATCGGGTTCCTGAAGTTTGACGACCTGGACCCCCAGCAGTTCGGCGAAGTGGGCGGCGATCCCATCAGCAGCTACGGCGGGAACGAAGGGCACGGCTACGGGCACACCCTTACCTTCACCGTGACGAGCAACTACGTGGCCAGCCCCCATTTCGTGGTGGATGGCAGCTTCGGCATGACGCGCCAGGTTTCGAACTCCGCGCAGCTTGACATCACCAAGAACCAGGGGCTCGATGTTCTGGGCATTCCTGGCGTGAACGGCACGCGAATTTTTGAAGGAAGCTGGCCGCGCTTCGCCATCAGCAACTTCGATGATCTGGGCACGCATAACACCTATATGCCGTATTTCCGGAACGACCCCCAGTTTCTCTGGAGCGGCAATGCGAGCTGGATCCATAGCAACCATACCATCCGGTTTGGCGGGGCTTATTACGTCACCCACCTGAACCACGCGCAGCCGGAATGGAACGGCGGGGGATCCACCATGCCAGGATCGGGCGGCTTCGCCTTTGGCGCTGGCCCCACCCAATGCCAGGCGACGGCACTAGCCGCGACCCCTTCCGTGAACAATTGCTTCGATACGACCGGGAAACTGAAGGCAGGCAAGGGATCGACTACCAACGCCTACAACGACCTCGCGACATTCCTTCTGGGGCTGGACACAGCTTACGGCAAGAACATCATGGTGCCGGACGAATTCCACACCGTCACCCACCAGCTCAGCCTGTACGTCGGCGACCAGTGGCAGACAACCCACAAGCTGACCACGCAACTCGGTCTCCGCTGGGAGTATTATCCCATCCCGACCCGGGGCGGCAGTCGGGGTCTCGAGCGCTATGACTTCGCCAAGAACATGGTGATGCTCTGCGGCGTTGGCAACATTCCCACCGATTGCGGGACTTCGGTCAGCAAAACGCTGTTCGACCCGATCGTTGGTCTTGCTTACCGCGTGACGCCAAGCTTTGTCGTTCGCGCCGGGTATTCACTGACCAATGAGCCCTACAACCTGGCCGACGACCTGCGGACCAATTACCCCATTCTGATTCCGCTCTACATCAGCGCAGACTCGTACCAGGCGACGGGCGTGCTGGATGCGGCCAGCCTCATTAACAGTCCCGTAGGGTCAAGCCTTCCGATCGGAATTCCTCTTCCGGCAACTCCCGATCTCACCCAGCCGGAGGTCCCCATCCCGGGCAACGTGAACCTTGCAACAACCGTTGACAATTTGCAGCGCGGATACATCCAGTCCTGGAACCTCACGCTTGAAAAAGAGCTTCCTCATGGCTGGCAGGCGCAGGCGGGTTACGTCGCGACGCGGACCATTCGCCAACTCGGCTTCCAGGACTTGAATGCCGAAACGCCCATCGGCCCTGCGGGTTGCACGGTGGGAACGGATTGCGGCGGACACGCAAGCCAGCCCTTGAACTATCTGAGCTCTACCACCGGCTGTTCAGGCACAGCCTCAACCGCGATCGGTTGCCGCACCGGGGTGACTTCACTGATCGCCCCCATTGCCAACAACCATTACGACGCCCTCCAGAGTGTCCTCCGGCACCAGTTTGCCCATGGCTACCAGGTTATGGTTGCCTACACATGGTCAAAGAACATTGGGATGGCGGGGGTCACCGACGAAAAGGCCAGCGCCTACATCCAGACGCCTGCCTTCTACTACCTCAACCGGGGGCTTTCCCCGTGGGACCGTCCACAGAACTTACAGGCGTTGTTTATCGGCCAATCGCCCTTTGGCGCCGGCAAGCGCTGGATGAACACCGGAATAGGCTCCAAACTCCTGGGCGGCTGGCAGATCAGCGGGGTCCTTTCGAAAGTTTCTGGAAGCGTCTTTCGAATTAATTCTGGAGGGTCTTCGTCAACCAACCTGAACGCGTCGGTGGGCAATTCCCAACGGCCCGATCTCGTGAAGTCATCCATTGACGTATTGAGCGTTTACGGTCCGCACACGACGTGGTTTGACACTTCGGCCTTTGCGGCCGTGGCGGACAAGAACCGTTTCGGCACTTCGCCGTTCTATCCCCTGCACGGGCCTCCGCTGTTCGACCTGGACGTTGCCCTGGCCCGCAACTTCAAGCTTACTGAGCGCTTCAACCTGCAGTTCCGCGCCCAGTCAATCAACTTCACCAACACACCTCATTTCGGAAATCCGACCGGGGACTTCAACAGCAGCAATTTCGGCCGGGTAAACGGGTTGGCAAACACGGGCCGCGACGGCGGAGTGGACGCACGACAATTCATCTTCACCGCCAAACTGAGCTTCTAG
- a CDS encoding toast rack family protein, which produces MGETRTVSQSVPLGQQKSVDVEIKMGAGELRVADGSSELMTAEFTYNVDAWKPEVRYDATGDQGTLTIQQPSGGHNFRGKTRYDWDVQLNRQVPMQMNVKMGAGKANFKLAGLNLSQFNLNVGAGEVDIDLDGAWQHDLASSIHGGVGKVTLHLPSDVGVRATVHGGLGDVHANGFSRNGDAYINSSYGKSPVNLDIQVEGGMGEVNLMLGGGGTI; this is translated from the coding sequence GTGGGCGAGACGCGTACGGTATCCCAGAGCGTCCCTCTCGGGCAACAGAAGTCTGTTGATGTAGAAATCAAAATGGGTGCGGGCGAGCTTCGCGTTGCCGATGGCAGTAGCGAGTTGATGACAGCCGAGTTCACGTACAATGTCGATGCTTGGAAACCGGAAGTACGGTACGACGCCACTGGAGATCAGGGCACGTTGACCATCCAGCAGCCGTCTGGCGGCCACAATTTTCGGGGCAAAACCCGGTATGATTGGGACGTCCAATTGAACAGGCAGGTCCCAATGCAGATGAACGTCAAGATGGGCGCCGGCAAGGCCAACTTCAAGCTTGCGGGGTTGAATCTCAGTCAGTTCAATCTGAACGTGGGGGCGGGTGAGGTGGATATCGATCTGGACGGAGCGTGGCAGCATGACCTGGCCTCCTCGATCCACGGCGGAGTCGGCAAGGTAACCCTGCATTTGCCAAGCGACGTGGGGGTTCGGGCCACCGTCCATGGTGGACTCGGCGATGTCCATGCAAACGGGTTTTCGCGGAATGGCGACGCTTACATTAACAGCTCCTATGGCAAGTCGCCAGTAAACCTCGATATCCAGGTCGAGGGCGGCATGGGTGAGGTCAACCTTATGCTCGGAGGCGGTGGAACGATTTAG
- a CDS encoding LacI family DNA-binding transcriptional regulator codes for MNSTCSAATIRDVAREAGVGLGTVSRVLNGGNHVKLETRERVLWAIRRLRFRPHAQARRIQRKRTEVVCFLLSNRKFPNSFHARILQGVEDCARELRQHVLFAGVNYDSTTPPWQINLPSVLDERGWFDGLILSGTNHPNFLTRIQKLEAPFVVFGNNLVDFEGEKYFDQVGFDGFKGELEAIESVLGLGHRDCMFVGDIGYPWVRVRYDAFLKSCRDHRLEPRSITTARELSFVDYGEWAGERVLDQFRRPTAVLAVNDEVAFGLWRSFRRRGIRVPSDISLMGFDDREEALLMDPPLTTVRVRKEEIGQTCLRTLLERLRHPDMAYVERTLPTDLVVRGTVRKL; via the coding sequence ATGAATTCTACTTGTAGCGCTGCCACGATTCGTGATGTTGCGCGCGAGGCTGGAGTCGGCCTTGGAACTGTTTCACGCGTTCTGAACGGTGGCAACCATGTGAAGCTGGAAACGCGTGAACGCGTATTGTGGGCCATCCGCCGGTTGCGGTTCCGCCCGCACGCGCAGGCCCGGCGGATCCAGCGAAAGCGGACCGAGGTCGTCTGCTTCCTGCTGAGCAATCGCAAGTTTCCCAATTCATTCCACGCGCGAATCCTGCAGGGTGTGGAAGACTGCGCCCGGGAGCTACGGCAGCATGTATTGTTCGCGGGTGTCAACTATGATTCGACGACTCCGCCCTGGCAGATCAACCTGCCCTCGGTGCTGGACGAACGGGGATGGTTCGACGGGCTCATTCTGTCTGGAACAAATCATCCAAACTTCCTTACCAGGATCCAGAAGTTGGAAGCGCCGTTTGTGGTTTTTGGGAACAACCTCGTGGACTTTGAAGGAGAAAAGTACTTTGACCAGGTGGGATTTGACGGCTTCAAAGGCGAGTTGGAGGCCATCGAGAGCGTGCTGGGCCTTGGACACCGGGACTGCATGTTTGTCGGGGACATCGGCTATCCGTGGGTCAGGGTGCGCTATGACGCGTTTCTAAAGTCGTGCCGCGACCATAGGCTCGAGCCTCGAAGCATCACGACGGCTCGGGAGCTCAGCTTCGTGGACTACGGGGAGTGGGCGGGGGAGCGTGTGCTGGACCAATTTCGCCGGCCGACCGCGGTGTTGGCGGTCAATGACGAAGTGGCCTTCGGGCTGTGGCGGTCCTTCCGCCGGCGGGGCATTCGCGTCCCTTCGGACATCAGCCTGATGGGGTTTGATGACCGTGAGGAAGCATTGTTGATGGATCCGCCTCTGACCACCGTACGGGTCCGAAAAGAGGAGATCGGCCAGACGTGCCTGCGCACGCTGCTCGAACGGCTCCGCCATCCGGATATGGCTTATGTTGAAAGGACGCTGCCGACCGATCTGGTGGTTCGCGGCACGGTCAGAAAACTGTAG
- a CDS encoding CRTAC1 family protein, with the protein MTRRDLLLASLAACAWPSSTRPALPSSAAPRPLFRDVAEETGLKFHHFSGSAGDLLMPEILGAGLALIDYDNDGDLDVYLLQGTMLQPDKKPLAPPPAGWKPGNRLFRNMLSETGKLQFVDVTEKAGVGNVGYAMGVAVGDYDNDGYQDIYVTNFGRNVLYHNNGDGTFTDVTESAGVGDPRWSTSAAWVDYNGDGLLDLFVCNYVDFTVRGHKKCYSPSGQPDYCSPIAYHAIPSRLYRNLGNGKFEDVTQASGIGSSYGPGLGVICMDFNGDGLIDIYVANDTAANLLWLNQGNGTFKESGLDLGVALSADGLPKAGMGITADDINNDGRLEILVTNLNREGVTLFRSDGKGMYDDDTAQFRLAQSTFGYTGYGVGFIDYDNDGLMDLFIANGAMTIIDSMQSNAEPYAQKNQLFHNEGPDKGFREITANAGPFLQLVEISRGAAFGDIDNDGNIDIVITNDDGPARLFLNQGRSGNHWLLVKLEAPKLNRFGMGARVGVFRSGAPTLWRHAHTDGSMLSASDIRVHFGLGNNPRIEAIVVNWPDGKKEKWENVRADRILTLRQGTGHSL; encoded by the coding sequence TTGACCCGACGGGACCTTTTACTGGCCAGCCTTGCCGCTTGCGCATGGCCCTCGAGTACACGCCCAGCCCTTCCCTCGTCAGCGGCGCCTCGTCCGCTCTTTCGCGACGTGGCTGAGGAGACCGGCCTCAAATTCCACCACTTCAGCGGCTCAGCCGGAGACCTGCTGATGCCGGAAATCCTCGGGGCGGGCCTGGCATTGATCGATTATGACAATGATGGCGACCTGGACGTCTACCTGCTCCAGGGAACCATGCTCCAACCGGATAAGAAACCGCTGGCGCCGCCTCCCGCAGGCTGGAAGCCGGGAAATCGTCTGTTTCGCAACATGCTTTCTGAAACCGGCAAGCTGCAGTTTGTGGATGTCACCGAAAAGGCCGGCGTCGGAAACGTCGGCTACGCCATGGGAGTTGCCGTGGGCGATTACGACAATGATGGATATCAGGACATCTACGTCACCAACTTCGGGCGCAACGTTCTCTATCACAACAATGGCGATGGAACATTCACCGACGTCACTGAGTCCGCCGGCGTTGGAGATCCTCGTTGGAGCACCAGCGCCGCGTGGGTTGACTACAATGGCGACGGATTGCTGGACCTTTTCGTGTGCAATTACGTGGACTTTACTGTGCGCGGCCACAAGAAATGCTATTCCCCTTCGGGGCAGCCCGATTATTGTTCGCCGATTGCTTACCATGCCATTCCGTCGCGTTTGTACCGCAATCTCGGCAATGGGAAATTTGAAGATGTCACCCAGGCCTCCGGCATCGGATCCTCCTACGGACCAGGACTCGGCGTCATCTGCATGGACTTCAACGGCGACGGATTAATCGATATTTATGTGGCAAACGATACGGCTGCAAACCTCCTCTGGCTGAACCAGGGCAACGGCACGTTCAAGGAATCCGGTCTCGATCTGGGCGTTGCCCTCAGCGCGGACGGCCTGCCCAAAGCCGGCATGGGCATCACCGCGGATGATATCAACAATGACGGCCGCCTGGAGATACTGGTCACCAACCTGAACCGGGAAGGAGTCACCCTGTTTCGGAGCGATGGAAAGGGCATGTACGATGACGACACCGCCCAATTCCGGCTGGCGCAATCGACGTTCGGATATACGGGCTACGGCGTGGGCTTTATTGATTACGACAACGACGGCCTGATGGACCTCTTCATCGCCAATGGAGCTATGACCATCATCGACTCCATGCAAAGCAACGCCGAGCCTTACGCCCAGAAGAACCAACTGTTCCACAACGAAGGTCCGGACAAGGGATTTCGCGAAATCACCGCCAACGCCGGGCCTTTCCTCCAGTTGGTCGAAATCAGCCGCGGAGCTGCGTTCGGGGACATCGACAACGACGGCAACATCGATATCGTCATCACCAACGACGACGGCCCCGCCCGCCTTTTCCTGAACCAGGGCAGATCTGGAAATCACTGGCTGCTGGTGAAACTGGAAGCCCCGAAACTTAACCGCTTCGGCATGGGCGCCAGGGTTGGCGTTTTCCGTAGCGGCGCGCCCACCTTGTGGCGCCACGCCCACACCGATGGCAGCATGTTGAGCGCCAGCGACATCCGAGTACACTTCGGGCTTGGCAACAACCCCAGAATTGAAGCGATTGTGGTCAACTGGCCAGACGGGAAAAAGGAAAAGTGGGAGAATGTCCGCGCCGACCGCATCCTTACTCTACGCCAGGGGACTGGACACTCCCTCTGA